Part of the Bacteriovorax stolpii genome, TCGGCCATAACGATACCGTTAACGATAACGTTTTTAAAAGCTGGCTTGTCATATAGAGCTGTTGAAAGAACAGTTAACGTGTAAAACCATCCGCGGGTCTGATCCAGACCTTCAGCGATGAATTCAGCAGGGAAGCCTTCTTTGAACATTTCTTTGTTTTCAAAAGGGTGGTGCAGTTGGGCGTAAGGCATTGAACCAGATTCAAACCAGCAGTCTAAAACTTCTGGAATTCTTCTGTACGTTCCTTCTTCACCTGTTTGCGTGAACGTTAAGTCGTCCACGTTTTCTTTGTGAAGATCAGTGACTTTTACACCTGTTCTCTGGAAAAGCTCTTCAATAGAGCTGATGCAAACGCGGTTGTTTGTTTTATCGTTGATCCAGATAGGGATCGGTGTACCCCAGATTCTGTTTCTTGAGATCGACCAGTCACGTGAGCCTTCAAGCCATTTTCCGAAACGCCCGTCTTTAATGTGTGACGGAGTCCAGTTGATCTGAGCGTTTGAAGCGAGAAGCCTGTCTTTGATTTTTTCTACACTCACGTACCAAGACGGGATCGCCTTGTAGATAAGTGGAGTATCAGAGCGCGGACAGAATGGGTAACTGTGAACCAGAACCCCTTGGTCGTAAAGTTTGTTTTCGTCTTTTAGTTTTTTAATGATGTCTTTATCAGCAGTCTTTACGTGAACGCCAGCGAAGTCGCGAACGTCTGCTGTGAATTTACCAGCATCATCAACCGGGCACTCAAGAGCAGTGATGCCTGCCTCTTTCATTACACGGTTATCGTCTTCACCAAAAGCTGGAGCGATGTGAACGATACCAGTACCATCAGTTGTTGTAACGTATCCGTCGTTTAGAACAACGAAAGCGCCAACAGCTTCATGTTGTTTAAAGTATGGGAAAAGTGGCTCGTAGCGAAGACCTTTTAGTTGAGCTCCAGTGTAAGACTCAAGCACTTCATAGTTTCTCTTCTTCGAGTAAGCTTCCACGCGGTCTTTAGCGATAATGAACTTGATGTCACGATCTTTATCGTGGATTTTGACGTATTCAATCTCTGGCCCCATACACAGGGCAAGGTTTGAAGGAAGTGTCCAAGGAGTTGTCGTCCAGGCAGCGATGTAGAAGTCCTGGTCTTTGACTTTAAAAAGAACAGTGATCGCTGGGTCTTGAACGTCCTGGTAGTTTGAGCTTGCTTCAAAGTTCGAAAGAACAGTTCCAAGCGCAGTCGAGAATGGAACAACTTTTGTTCCCTGATAAATTAAATCTTTTTTCCAAAGTTCTCCGATTACCCACCAAACTGATTCCATGAAATCAGCATCCATTGTTTTGTAATCGTTTTTGAAATCAACCCAACGGCCGATTCTTGTAATTGTTTTTTCCCACTCGTTAGTGAAACGTTGAACGATCCCACGGCATTCGTCGTTGTAGCCTTTGACTCCAAGTTGCTTAACAGCATCTTGAGCGGACATGCCTAATTTTTTATCGATCTCATGCTCGATTGGAAGACCGTGACAGTCCCAACCAAAACGTCTTTCAACGTAACGACCTTTCATCGTGAAGTAACGAGGAACAATATCTTTTAGAGTTGAAGCTAAAAGGTGACCGTGGTGAGGAAGACCTGTGGCAAAAGGAGGCCCATCATAAAAAATGTATGGCTTACCCTTTCTTGTCTGATCAAGTGACTTCTTGAAAATATCATTTTCTTTCCAGAAATCTAAAATTTTGTGTTCGCTTTTTACGAAAGAGAACGAGGTATTTTCCGATTCATTTACTTCGGTATTGAGATCAGTTGACACGAAAGGCTCCTTTGGGGTGATTCACGGGGGAAATTTTATCATAAAAAGGGAGAGTATTCCAGTGAGAACCTATACTTATCAGAGGATCGTTCCGATAGAGTGAACATGAAAAAGACTTTGCTCATTCTTCTGTCCGCTCTGGCGTTTTGTGCAGTTGCACAAGAGGTCACTCCTGGGCCGAAATTGGAATTCAAAGGGCAAAATCAAAGTGTCACTCCATGGGGAAGTATCCCGGTTAACTCTTTTTTGTCGTTTAAGGACTGGAAAGAAGAAAGTGATATCAGAGACCAGGTTCCCGATTGGGAAAAAATCATTAGAGAAAGAAACAACCGCGAGCTTGTTGGGCGCATCTATCAGTGTGTCGGAATCTGTCGCATTGACCGCGGAGAGAGCTTTTTTAACGGTTCATACCGCACAGGTCTATATGAAGGGGATGAAATCCAGACGGTAGGTGATAGTTATGCATGGATCTTTTTGTTTGATGGAACGATGGTGAGGCTTTCACCTCAGTCATCGGTGACGTTTAATGAATTCAATGTGGGTGTTAAAGAAAATTTCATTAATGCCAGAATCAATGCTGGAAATGTTTTGTGGCTTTCCCGTCACGAAAACACTTTTGAAGAAGTGGATGTACGTGAAACAGACGTGATTTTTTTCCCGTATTCAGAATATGAATCTCTTCCGGTCAATGATAAAAAAGAATACCTCGAAGATGATTTATTTGAACTGCTCTCAGAAAAGAAGACTTTCATCAATCATTACAAATCTCTCAATGAAACGATTGAGTCCAATAATAAATTGACCAAGAAAAAACCGACTTATGCTTTTTTAGTTATGCCTAATGCGACGATTATGGGTGAGTCTCCGAGTGTGGAAATGGTGGTACTTCTTGGTGGGAAATCATTTTTTAAGAAACGCTCAACTGAACTTTTGGGAATGAAGGCCAGTGAAGTAGTACCGGAAGATCTCAATTTACAACTGCGCGGTTTTGACAACAAAACACTCAACACAATTCAGGATGACCTTTGGATTTCTATTGATGAAAAAGGCAGAAACTATGCTCACGCCGAAGAAGTCAGATGGCTGAATGTCGGTGAATTTTTAACCAAAAGAATTCCAAGTATCATGATGGGGCGTGAAATTTTTTTAAAGCGTTATTCCGAATTTGCTTTCAGAGAAAAATACGACCCGATGGTCCTGGCCAAAAAAGATGGTTACAGGCTTTGGGGGAAAATCAAAGCAGATGAAGGTGAAAAAAAGGCAGACCTGGAGCTGCGCCTGGATTTCTTAAAAGAGTATTTCCGCAGAGTAGAGACATCTAATCTTCTGGCCAGTTCGCGCTTTAGAGAGCGCCTGGAAGAAAGGGGCGAAAAGACGCAGGCAATGACTTACGGCAATTATTTTTTCATCACAGCGCTTAACCGTTATTACAAATACGGCGAGCAATTCAGAGATATTTCTGATGACAAAGAAACCGGAGAAGTTTTAAACTCAACTAAAAAACTTCTTTGGAAAAAAATGCATGGGATCAGATAAATACCACCTTGTTCTTGGCTCACAAAGCCCGCGTAGAAAACAGCTTCTCTCTTACATCAACATTCCTTTTCAGATTTTAACAGCTGATTTGGATGAAGTGTCCGATGAAACTGCGCCCGATCGCATTGCGATGGATTTAGCTTCACAAAAAGCGCGCGCGGTTATGGAGAAGGTCTCTGGAATTGAAAATCCTTTCATCATTTCTTCCGACACCATCGTTGTCCTGGATGGAAAGCTTTACGGCAAACCAAAAGACAAAGACGATGCACGCGCTATTTTAAATGAGCTTTCCGATAAAACTCACCAGGTGATTACTGGAGTGAGTTTCCTGTTTGTTGAACAGGCCACGAAAAAACTTCGTGAGCATTTATTTTTTGATTCGACTGAAGTGACGTTTACAGAAATCTCAAAAGAGCTGATGGACGACTACATTGCGACGGGAGAGTCTTTGGATAAAGCAGGCGCCTACGGCATTCAGGGGGCAAGCTTAACATTCATTTCAAATCTCTCAGGGTCATATTCCAACGTAGTGGGTTTTCCCCTCGATAAAGTCGTAGGCGAGCTTGCAATTGTACTTGGTGAAAATTACCGAAGCCAGTTCCTTTAAACTACCTAAGTTTCTTCGTCGGTTTAAAACTGCTGTTTTTCTTAACAGACTTCGTAGGTCTTAAGCTCAGCGTTTTAAGTGTCGTCGAAGTTTTCTCAACAGCTTTAGAAGCAGAATTTCTGCCGATACCAGCAGCTTTAGAATAGGTCGTATTGTCTTCGATAGGGGTCAGTGAATTGGTCGTTTGATTGTCAGTTGTCATGTCATCCTCTTTGTTAAATCGTTAATGGTAGATCCGGTTTTGTAACCCTTTCAACCAATAACAATTCCACGCAAGGAAGTTGTAGAAGGTTCGAAAAAGTTACTTAGAAGGTAAAGTCGTCAATAGAGTCTCCTTTAAAACAAAACCGACTAAAGTGATCTTATTATCGGTCCTGGTGACTAAGTACTTAAGCTAATTATACTACGGGACAGAGCTTTTTCCTATCCCCCCTGTAATAGGCAAACTTTCCCACTCTGCTAAGGTTGTAAATCATTGATTTATAGGGCAATCTTAGTACTTGAAAAGGAATTTTAATGCCAACAAAATAAGGTGAGCTTCATGAATAAGCTTCGTTTAGCAGTTACTGCAATCACACTGGGAACTCTTCTATCTTCATGTTCTACATTCAACAAAATGGCCGTCGGAGGAGCAGGGGATCTGATTTACACTTCAGGAAACGGCGTTTTACACGAATCAAACTTCGACGTTTTTAAAGATGGTCTGCCAGGCAACTTGATTTTAATCGAGGGACTTCTTGCTCAATCACCAAAAAATATGGACCTTTTGGCAACTCTGAATAAAGGGTATGCCGGTTATGCTTTTGCGGTGAATGAAACACATATGTACGAAGAAGAGTGGGCGGAACTAAAAAGCGAAGAAGGTAAAAAACAGGCGCTTTTTAATTACACCAGATCGCTTAATTTCGGGCTTCGTTACCTGAAAGAAAAAGGGATTGAATTAAACGATATCATCTCGCGCATGAATGAACCTCAAGGGATTCATCTTCTTTTAGATAAAAAAATGGGCGACGACAAAAGAGACCTGGAGATCGTTCTCTTTACGGCGCAATCACTGGCCGTATTGGTGAATATTCAAAAAGACAATATGGGATTAGTGTCTCAACTTCCTGCTGCTAAAGGAATGTTTGATTGGGTTTGTTTAAAAGATCCATCAATCAACTATGGGACGTGCGATATTTTCTATGGAGCTTATGAAGCGGGGCGCCCGCAAATGCTTGGTGGAAATCCGGCCAAAGGAAAAGAGATTTTCTTAAAGGCGATTGCCAAGCATCCACACAATTGGCTGATTAGAACAAGCTATATGCAGTTTTATTTGATTCCCCAAAACGATGAAGAAGGTTTCAAAGAGCAGATGCTGGCGATGAAAGGCTTCCATGATGAATTCCAAAAATATTACATCTACGACCAAAATCCAAAAAACGAATCAGCATGGACAAGAGAGTCGGGGATGAGATTTTATCAGACTCTCTCACTAAAACGTTATGAATTAATGAACCGCTTTCAAAAGCAATTTTTTTAATAGGCAAAATTTAAAAAGGTAATGAACATGAAAACACTTTTACTTTCAATGACTCTCTTTGCATCAATGAATCTTCATGCGGCCATTAAGGTTGGCGTTCTTGCTCCTGAAGGAACTGGATGGGCAAAGAACATCAAAAAGATGGCAACAGAAATTAAAGACGCAACTAAAGGCAACGTTGAACTAAAAATCTACTACGGTGGTTCTCAGGGAGACGAGCAGGATGTTTTGAGAAAAATTAGAATTGGTCAGTTACAGGGAGGAATTTTTACCGGAAAAACTCTGGGAGAAATTAATGGAGATGTCCGCGTAATGGAAGTTCCATTTACTTTTAACCACGACCGTGTGAAGGCCCTAAAAACGCTAGAGGCAATGACCCCATTTTTTAATCAGAAATTTGAGCAAAACAAGTTTAAGAACCTGGCAACATTTGAAATTGGACATGTTTATTTTGTTACTCAAAAAAAGGTGCAGGACTTAAATTCAATTAAGTCGCTCAAAATCTGGACTTGGGATGGTGATCCAATTGTTGCAACTCTATTTGAATCAATGAACCTCATCGGTGTGCCTCTTGCTCTTCCTGATGTATTGGCTTCTCTTTCTACAGGTGTCGTTGAAGCCGCTTATGCACCACCTATCGGGATTATCGCTCTTCAATGGAACACAAAAGTAAAATACATTGTTGATTTTCCAATTTCATATTCAATTGGTGCTTTTGTTATCACTAACTCTGCATGGGCGAACATCTCTCCTGCTGATCAGAAGATTGTGTCAGATATTGCAAAAAAATATGAAAAAGAAATTAACTCTGGAAACGCTAAAGACAATGATGATGCAATGGCCGCCATTAAGTCTCAGAAGATTGAATTTGTGAAATTTAGTGACTCAGAAATCAAGGTTGCTCAAGGTTATAGAGCGACTATGATTAAGAAACTGACTGGTAAGCTATTTTCTGCAGAAGCTCTAAAAAAACTAGAAGCAGAAATGGCCAAAAAATAAACAGGAAAAGATATGTTTAGCTTAGTGAAAAAATGCGACAACATTGTTGAAAAGATCGCAACTTGGTTGCTAGTTATTTGTGTAATGTCTATGTTAATTTTTAGCTCCCTGAGCATCGTGGCCAGGTGGTTTCATCATAATATTACATGGATTGATCCATTTGTAAGGCATTTGGTGTTTATTGGGACATTTCTTGGTGGTGTCGTTGCGACTGGAAAAGGGACACACATTGGAATTGATATTGTTGGTAAATTTGTAGAGAGCAAAGGGTGGCACTCTGCTAAAACGGCAATCAGTAGAATTATCATGGTGTCTTCAATGTTTGTTCTTCTTTGGTTGATTAAATCAGGTGTTGATTTCACTCGTGTTGAGATGGAATTTTCGAAAGAGGAATTTTGGGGGATTGGAAGCGGCTACCTGGTTATGATTATTCCAATAGGTCTGGCTTTCTTGTTAGTTAGATTTTTTTTAGTTTTCCTTTTAAGTTTTGAAGCAAAAAAAGAGGGGGCGCTATGACCGGTACCGTTGCGGCCTTAGGGATCGTCTTTCTCGCAATTCTTGGAACTCCACTTTTTATTATTATGTCACTTGCGGCCCTCGTGGCCTTTACGTTTTCTGGAGTAGAGGTTTCGGCCGTTGCTCAGGAATTTTATAGAATATCATCTGCGCCTACATTAATGACTATCCCACTGTTTACTTTTGCCGGGTATTTAATGGCCGAAAGTAAATCTCCTCAAAGACTTCTCAAACTGGCAGAAACCGGATTGGGCTGGCTCCCCGGCGGAATTTCTATTGTGGCCCTGGTTGTCTGTGCTTTTTTTACGGCCTTTACCGGAGCTTCAGGTGTAACAATCATTGCCTTGGGAGGATTGATTTATCCGATTCTTATGAGAGACGGGTATTCGGAAAAATACACCTTGGGAATGATTACTGCCTCTGGTTCCCTTGGATTACTTTTCCCACCATCACTTCCTATCATTCTTTATGGGATGGTTGCTAAAGTTGATATTGATAAGCTCTTTAAGGCCGGAATTGTTCCGGGTATTGTTATTATGGTCGTTCTTTCTTTTTGGGCAGTTTATAACAGCCCAAAACATACAGGGGAGAAGACTAATAAGTTTATTTTAAAAGACTTCGTTGCGGCCTTAAAAGAAGCATGGCTTGAAGCTTTACTACCAGTCGCTGTTCTCGTGGGGATTTATGGTGGAATTGTTACAGTGACGGAAGCGGCCGCTTTTACTGCACTATACATTTTTATCGTGGAAGTTTTTATTTATAAAGATCTCGATTTGTTTAAGGACATTCCGAGAGTCATTGTTGATTCGATGAGCTTGGTAGGGGGGATTCTTCTGATTCTCTGCTGTGCCCTTGGGTTTACGAACTTTCTGGTTGATGAAGAAGTCCCGCTTAAAATTTTTGCACTGATGAAAGAGTTTTTACATGATAAATACTCATTCCTTTTATTCCTGAATATTTTTCTTCTCATTGTCGGCTGTTTAATGGACATCTTCAGCGCCATCATTGTTGTAGTGCCATTGATTATCCCGATTGCGAATGATTTTGGTGTTGATCCAATTCACCTGGCAATCATTTTCCTGGCAAACCTGGAAATTGGTTATTTAACTCCGCCGGTTGGAATCAATCTTTTTATCGGCAGCTTCAGGTTTAATAAGCCAATCACGACTTTGTACCGCGCCTCTGTGCCTTTTTTAGTTTTACTGATTATTGCACTGATTATTATTACTTATGTACCTAGCTTGAGCTTGTTCTGGTTTAAATAGATGTTTATGTTTTCACGATTCCATACATTCACTCTGACGCTTTCGATGTTATGTACATCGGTGGCGTCAGTTGCTGATACTAAAAAACTTGATGATTATTACCGTGATGTGTTTATGGGTGAGAAAAAAACCATAAACTATGCAGGGCCACTTGATCCACGCAGCCAATATAGCGATAGCGTAGGGGATTTGATTCTTTTAGACGACACTTTTAAAGACGCCTACATGAACCAGCAGATTCAAGATGAGCCGTTTGTGCTTCACCGTTACTGGTTTAATGAGGTCGTTGAAAAATCGACTTGTCCGGACGAAACTCTCGGTGAGAATATCGATTATATCCGTTATCTTTACCGCCTGGTCACTATGAGTTATTTG contains:
- the ileS gene encoding isoleucine--tRNA ligase, producing the protein MSTDLNTEVNESENTSFSFVKSEHKILDFWKENDIFKKSLDQTRKGKPYIFYDGPPFATGLPHHGHLLASTLKDIVPRYFTMKGRYVERRFGWDCHGLPIEHEIDKKLGMSAQDAVKQLGVKGYNDECRGIVQRFTNEWEKTITRIGRWVDFKNDYKTMDADFMESVWWVIGELWKKDLIYQGTKVVPFSTALGTVLSNFEASSNYQDVQDPAITVLFKVKDQDFYIAAWTTTPWTLPSNLALCMGPEIEYVKIHDKDRDIKFIIAKDRVEAYSKKRNYEVLESYTGAQLKGLRYEPLFPYFKQHEAVGAFVVLNDGYVTTTDGTGIVHIAPAFGEDDNRVMKEAGITALECPVDDAGKFTADVRDFAGVHVKTADKDIIKKLKDENKLYDQGVLVHSYPFCPRSDTPLIYKAIPSWYVSVEKIKDRLLASNAQINWTPSHIKDGRFGKWLEGSRDWSISRNRIWGTPIPIWINDKTNNRVCISSIEELFQRTGVKVTDLHKENVDDLTFTQTGEEGTYRRIPEVLDCWFESGSMPYAQLHHPFENKEMFKEGFPAEFIAEGLDQTRGWFYTLTVLSTALYDKPAFKNVIVNGIVMAEDGKKMSKRLKNYTAPDELMETFGADALRLYLINSGLVKAEEQRFTDAGVKDMVRKALLPWQNSFKFFQTYAEVDGWSPVTNFKTSDNIVDRWLISNLQTLKKNIAREMEEYHLYNVVPALFTFIEDLTNWYIRLNRSRFWGDGLTDDKCAAYSTLYTALRELTISMAPFAPFFSEHVFQELRKMNPKEPESVHLCEYPLPNDYLINNDLEVAVGRMQQIILLGRQKRNQVQIKVKTPLKRLTIIHKDQALLNEISKLAEYIQTELNVKNIELSTDESKFIKLYAKPNLPALGKKLGKDMGKFKAIIEKLQGPDLIKLEEEGVLTLEGLNFFPEEILVFREAKEGTQAMSNRFISVDIDTTLDHELIKEGLAREVINRIQKSRKDLNFNVGDRITVEYSGSPEVLEAIAAHEAHIASETLATGLKKASGELSLKYEIDEYTLSLNLKKA
- a CDS encoding Maf family protein, with translation MGSDKYHLVLGSQSPRRKQLLSYINIPFQILTADLDEVSDETAPDRIAMDLASQKARAVMEKVSGIENPFIISSDTIVVLDGKLYGKPKDKDDARAILNELSDKTHQVITGVSFLFVEQATKKLREHLFFDSTEVTFTEISKELMDDYIATGESLDKAGAYGIQGASLTFISNLSGSYSNVVGFPLDKVVGELAIVLGENYRSQFL
- a CDS encoding TRAP transporter TatT component family protein, with amino-acid sequence MNKLRLAVTAITLGTLLSSCSTFNKMAVGGAGDLIYTSGNGVLHESNFDVFKDGLPGNLILIEGLLAQSPKNMDLLATLNKGYAGYAFAVNETHMYEEEWAELKSEEGKKQALFNYTRSLNFGLRYLKEKGIELNDIISRMNEPQGIHLLLDKKMGDDKRDLEIVLFTAQSLAVLVNIQKDNMGLVSQLPAAKGMFDWVCLKDPSINYGTCDIFYGAYEAGRPQMLGGNPAKGKEIFLKAIAKHPHNWLIRTSYMQFYLIPQNDEEGFKEQMLAMKGFHDEFQKYYIYDQNPKNESAWTRESGMRFYQTLSLKRYELMNRFQKQFF
- the dctP gene encoding TRAP transporter substrate-binding protein DctP, with protein sequence MKTLLLSMTLFASMNLHAAIKVGVLAPEGTGWAKNIKKMATEIKDATKGNVELKIYYGGSQGDEQDVLRKIRIGQLQGGIFTGKTLGEINGDVRVMEVPFTFNHDRVKALKTLEAMTPFFNQKFEQNKFKNLATFEIGHVYFVTQKKVQDLNSIKSLKIWTWDGDPIVATLFESMNLIGVPLALPDVLASLSTGVVEAAYAPPIGIIALQWNTKVKYIVDFPISYSIGAFVITNSAWANISPADQKIVSDIAKKYEKEINSGNAKDNDDAMAAIKSQKIEFVKFSDSEIKVAQGYRATMIKKLTGKLFSAEALKKLEAEMAKK
- a CDS encoding TRAP transporter small permease, whose protein sequence is MFSLVKKCDNIVEKIATWLLVICVMSMLIFSSLSIVARWFHHNITWIDPFVRHLVFIGTFLGGVVATGKGTHIGIDIVGKFVESKGWHSAKTAISRIIMVSSMFVLLWLIKSGVDFTRVEMEFSKEEFWGIGSGYLVMIIPIGLAFLLVRFFLVFLLSFEAKKEGAL
- a CDS encoding TRAP transporter large permease gives rise to the protein MTGTVAALGIVFLAILGTPLFIIMSLAALVAFTFSGVEVSAVAQEFYRISSAPTLMTIPLFTFAGYLMAESKSPQRLLKLAETGLGWLPGGISIVALVVCAFFTAFTGASGVTIIALGGLIYPILMRDGYSEKYTLGMITASGSLGLLFPPSLPIILYGMVAKVDIDKLFKAGIVPGIVIMVVLSFWAVYNSPKHTGEKTNKFILKDFVAALKEAWLEALLPVAVLVGIYGGIVTVTEAAAFTALYIFIVEVFIYKDLDLFKDIPRVIVDSMSLVGGILLILCCALGFTNFLVDEEVPLKIFALMKEFLHDKYSFLLFLNIFLLIVGCLMDIFSAIIVVVPLIIPIANDFGVDPIHLAIIFLANLEIGYLTPPVGINLFIGSFRFNKPITTLYRASVPFLVLLIIALIIITYVPSLSLFWFK